In one window of Fulvia fulva chromosome 5, complete sequence DNA:
- a CDS encoding Putative histone deacetylase complex subunit cti6 produces the protein MPSPIRRSARGQLGPASSTTSSLSSRQDRGTRINQTQKSATPRSLSSEDLSEPPVARRSQRQPATKEEGSAKDTEAIEDNDEEAIEEEEITRCICAQQEYPGPPLSEAFADIPNAQADEIGGLFILCDGCSVWQHGGCVGIIEESQTPDKYFCEECRPKQHAVSRDSRGQKYSLYIPQHPKAQRRGSTSKTDDKTKKERQSADPRGSVDPSTGKRRGTIRSKELDDEEEQLRQAIEESKREGGTGTGRRNGKRARDDSSEDSKQESKRQRRASELVPSMPHVASIEDDSDDPESTSLSRVKKAKADAAQSARQLQQQEKEKEREKSRNEAASRRQDRARSRRGEEADGNEETTPKPTSSGKVSPPAPSSQPPTPPPAEKAPVKKGPGKKPGKKLGNNQYTKRNLEQATSSPYGRKRQLQGQQTQGSGDEGSEIIVNGGTNGTGDKQSPGIAGTSENTNGKGKFGRGRKAMGNGNGAKGSAPEEVERTFTNMHLVLQNISTYVTKQQDETTVAAEKSTLAIEAGSPSGAGAMQALSTASVSSLADRNFHELSSNEMAVQLQSNIKEWQRQWGHLASA, from the exons ATGCCGTCGCCAATCCGCCGATCTGCTCGAGGGCAGCTGGGTCCAGCCTCCAGTACCACTTCCTCCCTCTCGTCGCGACAGGACCGCGGCACGCGTATCAACCAGACCCAGAAGTCAGCGACACCCAGATCTTTATCCAGCGAAGACCTCAGCGAACCTCCCGTGGCGCGTCGTAGTCAGCGCCAACCGGCCACCAAGGAAGAGGGGTCGGCCAAAGACACCGAAGCTATCGAAGACAACGACGAAGAGGCAATTGAAGAGGAAGAGATTACACGATGCATATGCGCACAGCAAGAATACCCAGGACCGCCTCTGAGCGAAGCATTCGCCGACATTCCCAACGCGCAGGCCGACGAGATCGGCGGGCTCTTCATTCTGTGCGATGGTTGTAGCGTCTGGCAACATGGCGGCTGTGTTGGCATAATCGAAGAAAGCCAGACTCCCGACAAGTACTTTTGTGAGGAGTGCCGACCGAAGCAGCATGCTGTGTCGCGAGACAGTCGAGG GCAGAAATACTCACTCTACATACCACAGCATCCGAAAGCGCAACGAAGAGGCTCCACAAGCAAGACGGACGACAAGACGAAGAAAGAGCGTCAGAGCGCAGATCCTCGTGGCAGCGTCGATCCTTCCACTGGCAAGCGACGAGGTACTATCAGGAGCAAGGAACTGGATGATGAAGAGGAACAGCTGCGTCAAGCAATTGAGGAAAGCAAGCGTGAAGGTGGCACAGGAACGGGCAGACGCAATGGCAAACGTGCCCGTGATGACAGCAGTGAGGA CAGCAAGCAAGAGAGCAAGCGGCAACGAAGAGCTTCAGAGTTAGTGCCTTCAATGCCGCACGTGGCATCGATCGAAGACGACTCGGACGATCCCGAGTCAACGTCACTCAGCAGGGTGAAGAAAGCTAAAGCCGATGCGGCTCAGTCGGCGCGTCAACTTCAACAGCAAGAGAAGGAGAAGGAGCGCGAGAAGTCTAGGAACGAGGCGGCCAGCCGAAGACAAGACCGCGCAAGAAGTCGCCGAGGTGAGG AAGCGGATGGTAACGAGGAGACAACACCCAAGCCCACATCGAGCGGCAAGGTCTCTCCGCCAGCGCCTTCGTCGCAGCCTCCGACGCCGCCTCCTGCCGAGAAAGCGCCCGTCAAGAAAGGCCCGGGCAAGAAGCCTGGAAAAAAGCTTGGGAACAATCAGTACACCAAGCGTAACCTCGAGCAGGCGACATCTTCGCCCTACGGAAGAAAGCGGCAATTACAAGGTCAGCAAACGCAAGGCAGCGGTGACGAGGGGTCAGAGATCATCGTCAACGGCGGCACAAACGGTACTGGCGACAAACAGAGTCCAGGAATAGCTGGCACGAGCGAGAATACCAATGGCAAAGGCAAATTTGGCCGAGGAAGGAAGGCCATGGGCAACGGTAATGGTGCTAAAGGTTCGGCGCCGGAAGAAGTGGAAAGGACGTTCACGAACATGCACCTCGTGCTGCAGAATATCAGCACGTACGTCACGAAACAGCAGGATGAGACAACTGTTGCCGCTGAGAAGAGTACGTTGGCTATCGAAGCTGGGTCTCCGAGTGGTGCTGGGGCGATGCAAGCGCTAAGTACAGCCTCGGTGAGCTCGCTGGCTGATCGAAACTTTCACGAGCTGAGCTCAAATGAGATGGCTGTGCAGCTTCAGTCGAATATCAAGGAGTGGCAGAGACAGTGGGGACACCTGGCGAGTGCATAG
- a CDS encoding Serine/threonine-protein kinase HAL4/SAT4, whose translation MTAPAAAGLFVVRQWDNAGRLKLEMVIDADAETNDDEAGSADNNRRASVASPRFLAGDLDTLYKRHDSGFDDYYHHHSSTSEKDLIAALNAKQTRSPGKSRHLMKRRAAATSAGASSSTQSSSAQSSMSLEHPHHIHPVHNTYRLPLTMPDTPPEREKKPGFFKRLGHSRRKSQMPPPSQSQTPSPEQSRPGTADDRFTTAPSTAKPAAPLNVPRSVLRSPSSTNGHGRQQSVEDAPALQLNGHHDQFADADAEATFYPHGLTPLGSPKSTKGRVKWDPENSGDNLPTRPRRASSAATHGRRSSIYSKAADGEHHGGVNSGAGSKARRLSIHLPEEFIVDECPLEEFFTFIDRKLQKDIGEGGAATVKLMESKNAGVCTSKKKHVFAVKQFRPWEPEEEDEHDYEQKIKSEFAISKACQHPNIVETYRLCQSKDGQWHHVMQYCELGDLNDLINKEFFNQEDKDCMFKQLVRGVAYLHERGIAHRDLKSENLLVTGDGCLKIADFGTGEVFNGDHPGVRNCRRQSIISPDAPVRKSPPGWVGSKPYMAPEIIQRKGEYDARAADVWSVGICYITLCFGGTPWESADPSCKNFSIYMSTWDSWLDKYPDGEICKGRELPAFVYTRQFMQLGDVGTKTMVFGMLHPEPDKRWGIQDILEWKTVTEFACCQQTGYSDDIKKRQKKALHNHKPPTGKVKSPGKTPTRAKTGLLKPSHK comes from the coding sequence ATGACGGCTCCGGCTGCTGCTGGCCTCTTCGTCGTCCGCCAGTGGGACAATGCTGGGCGGCTGAAGCTGGAGATGGTCATCGATGCGGATGCGGAGACTAATGATGACGAGGCAGGATCCGCCGACAACAACAGGAGGGCAAGTGTTGCTTCGCCGCGCTTTCTCGCCGGTGACCTCGACACGCTGTACAAGCGACACGACTCTGGCTTCGACGACTATTACCATCATCACAGCAGCACATCTGAGAAGGATCTTATCGCGGCGCTGAACGCCAAGCAAACGCGCTCTCCCGGCAAATCGAGGCATCTGATGAAGCGGCGTGCTGCTGCCACCTCCGCCGGCGCTTCTTCTTCCACACAATCGAGCTCAGCGCAGTCCAGCATGAGCCTCGAACATCCGCATCACATCCACCCCGTCCACAACACCTACCGCCTACCGCTCACCATGCCGGACACTCCCCCGGAACGTGAAAAGAAGCCCGGCTTCTTCAAGCGACTGGGCCACTCGCGGCGCAAAAGTCAGATGCCACCGCCGTCGCAGTCGCAAACTCCCTCACCTGAGCAGTCACGACCGGGCACCGCTGACGACCGGTTTACCACCGCTCCCAGCACAGCAAAACCCGCCGCACCTCTCAACGTGCCGAGATCTGTACTGCGATCACCGTCATCTACAAATGGACATGGCCGCCAGCAGAGCGTCGAAGATGCACCTGCCTTACAGCTGAATGGCCACCACGATCAATTCGCAGATGCAGATGCAGAAGCAACGTTTTATCCACATGGCTTGACCCCGCTCGGCTCTCCAAAAAGCACGAAAGGACGTGTGAAATGGGACCCCGAAAATTCCGGCGACAATCTCCCAACCAGGCCGCGCCGAGCCAGCTCAGCCGCGACTCACGGCCGAAGATCTTCAATTTACTCGAAAGCAGCAGATGGCGAGCACCATGGCGGTGTCAATTCTGGAGCTGGTTCCAAAGCACGAAGGTTGTCCATTCATTTGCCCGAGGAGTTCATCGTCGACGAATGCCCATTGGAAGAATTTTTCACATTCATCGATCGCAAACTACAGAAGGACATTGGCGAAGGCGGTGCAGCGACTGTGAAGCTTATGGAAAGCAAGAATGCAGGTGTTTGCACGAGTAAGAAGAAGCACGTCTTTGCGGTCAAGCAATTCCGTCCATGGGAACCCGAGGAGGAAGACGAGCATGACTACGAGCAGAAGATAAAGTCTGAGTTCGCCATCTCAAAGGCCTGTCAACATCCAAATATCGTGGAAACTTACCGACTGTGCCAATCGAAAGACGGCCAGTGGCATCATGTGATGCAGTATTGCGAACTGGGCGATTTGAATGATCTCATCAACAAGGAGTTCTTCAACCAAGAGGACAAGGACTGCATGTTCAAGCAGCTTGTGAGAGGAGTGGCTTATCTTCACGAACGAGGCATTGCGCATCGCGACCTCAAGTCAGAAAACTTGCTGGTCACAGGGGACGGATGCTTGAAGATTGCAGACTTTGGCACAGGAGAAGTCTTCAACGGCGATCATCCTGGGGTGCGAAATTGTCGACGACAGAGCATCATCAGCCCTGATGCGCCAGTGCGGAAGAGTCCGCCAGGCTGGGTTGGCAGCAAGCCTTATATGGCTCCGGAAATTATACAACGGAAAGGAGAGTACGACGCAAGGGCTGCGGATGTTTGGTCTGTTGGAATTTGCTATATCACGTTGTGCTTCGGTGGCACCCCATGGGAGTCGGCTGATCCATCGTGCAAAAACTTCAGCATCTACATGAGTACCTGGGACAGCTGGCTGGACAAGTACCCGGACGGTGAGATCTGCAAAGGCCGTGAACTCCCAGCCTTCGTCTACACGAGGCAATTCATGCAATTGGGCGATGTAGGCACCAAGACCATGGTCTTCGGCATGCTACACCCAGAGCCCGATAAGCGCTGGGGCATCCAGGACATACTCGAGTGGAAGACAGTCACCGAGTTTGCCTGCTGTCAACAGACAGGCTACAGCGACGACATCAAGAAGCGCCAAAAGAAGGCGCTACATAACCACAAACCACCGACTGGAAAGGTCAAGAGTCCCGGAAAGACCCCAACCAGAGCGAAGACGGGTCTCCTGAAACCCAGTCACAAGTGA
- a CDS encoding Serine/threonine-protein kinase haspin: MPRQQVYGKRSRAIYDALPAPLSSPEQQLPKPVRTKKSSAAPKEVERKQEANVAVRRSPRKALGEKSHNAVVLPVEAVRYAKGTNQPRVKRKGHIVWDSEDEEEEIKPVQERDQVEEEDLLSGIKSLKLDTATAALEFDALEQATKCMGGLSLHPHNSEPSTIELEQSTPLEPSADSLNEYEEHCGTLLDLSSHPLTCFETWSEQLSEHFAVTKIAEASFGEVYRLSLHEDMSAFASTDESVFKVIPLKAPESTLPVDKRKRKAAMTKQDNMTAPGDVATEVKVLQRMSAIPGFTNFRDVRILQGRPPAAFAQAFKNWNTAQRRKKKDLSHFPDPSKKTSYTDDQLWAVIEMQDAGTDLERLVEEGLTTSILSIWDIFWQVVLTLAKGEEGAEFEHRDLHLGNICVRSSTPSSTEEIDPTRHLNFTSHETTIIDYTISRCLMSPPTNEIAYQDLTRDPAIFEGDSTDEYQYDIYRYMRGALYFDEALADCHKLQTEMDASGRTWEQYHPQTNLVWLHLILYKLLEQIERPSQQKAPSKKRKEEYAVWKRGKELEKVLLKVQDFLDPASIIANGICSAGDLVVLALQEEWLGVEDVVGHHCGGDESALISQLDGLEL; this comes from the coding sequence ATGCCTCGCCAGCAAGTATACGGAAAACGCTCTCGAGCAATATACGATGCCCTCCCAGCACCGCTTTCGAGCCCGGAACAACAACTGCCAAAGCCAGTCAGGACCAAGAAGTCGAGTGCAGCACCGAAAGAGGTAGAGCGAAAGCAAGAAGCGAACGTTGCAGTAAGGAGGTCACCGCGGAAAGCACTTGGCGAGAAGAGTCATAATGCAGTAGTACTGCCGGTCGAGGCAGTGCGATATGCGAAAGGGACGAATCAGCCTCGAGTAAAGCGGAAAGGACACATCGTGTGGGACAGTGAGGATGAGGAAGAAGAAATTAAGCCGGTACAGGAGCGAGACCAGGTGGAAGAGGAAGATCTTCTGAGTGGTATAAAGTCGTTGAAGTTGGACACCGCGACCGCAGCCCTGGAATTCGATGCCCTCGAGCAAGCTACGAAATGCATGGGAGGTCTCTCGTTACATCCGCACAATTCAGAACCCTCGACGATCGAGTTGGAGCAGTCTACCCCGTTAGAGCCGTCAGCAGATTCTCTCAATGAGTACGAAGAGCATTGCGGCACACTGCTGGACCTTTCATCACATCCCTTGACCTGCTTCGAGACGTGGTCGGAACAGCTCTCGGAACACTTCGCCGTGACCAAGATAGCTGAGGCATCGTTTGGCGAGGTATATCGACTGAGCCTTCACGAAGATATGTCGGCTTTCGCCAGCACAGACGAATCAGTCTTTAAGGTCATCCCTCTCAAGGCACCAGAAAGCACTCTCCCGGTGGACAAACGGAAAAGGAAGGCTGCAATGACCAAGCAAGACAACATGACCGCACCGGGCGACGTTGCTACAGAAGTCAAAGTCCTTCAGCGAATGAGCGCAATACCAGGCTTCACCAACTTTCGAGACGTGCGAATACTACAAGGACGACCGCCGGCAGCCTTTGCTCAAGCCTTCAAGAATTGGAACACAGCCCAAAGAAGAAAGAAGAAGGATCTCAGTCATTTTCCGGACCCCTCAAAGAAGACCAGCTACACCGACGATCAGCTCTGGGCCGTGATAGAGATGCAAGACGCCGGCACAGACCTCGAACGCCTCGTAGAAGAAGGCCTGACCACCTCAATCTTGAGCATTTGGGATATCTTCTGGCAAGTCGTCCTCACGCTCGCAAAAGGCGAAGAAGGCGCCGAATTCGAACATCGCGACTTGCATCTCGGCAACATCTGCGTTCGCTCCTCAACCCCATCCTCGACCGAGGAGATAGACCCAACCCGGCACCTCAACTTCACCTCGCACGAAACAACAATTATAGACTACACCATCTCCCGATGCCTCATGTCTCCACCCACCAACGAAATCGCCTACCAAGACCTCACCCGCGACCCCGCCATCTTCGAGGGCGATAGTACAGATGAATATCAATACGATATATACCGCTACATGCGCGGCGCGCTCTACTTCGACGAAGCACTCGCAGACTGCCACAAGCTCCAGACCGAGATGGACGCCAGTGGAAGGACTTGGGAACAGTATCATCCTCAGACGAATCTTGTGTGGTTACATCTGATTCTGTATAAATTGCTCGAACAGATCGAAAGGCCTAGTCAACAGAAAGCGCCGAGCAAGAAGAGGAAAGAGGAGTACGCGGTCTGGAAGAGAGGGAAGGAGCTGGAGAAGGTTTTACTGAAGGTACAGGATTTCTTGGATCCTGCCTCGATCATTGCCAATGGGATCTGTTCCGCTGGAGACCTTGTGGTTCTTGCGTTGCAGGAGGAGTGGCTTGGTGTCGAGGATGTGGTAGGACATCATTGCGGCGGGGACGAGTCTGCTCTCATATCGCAATTGGACGGGTTGGAGTTGTGA